The Buteo buteo chromosome 23, bButBut1.hap1.1, whole genome shotgun sequence genome contains the following window.
CATTGAGCAGGTCCTGCAGCCAATCCGGGAGTTGGTACTGTATTCTAGTTCCTTAACTCATACTTTTATATTGAGATACTTACAGAAAAGAAGTTCATATCAAAATGTAGCAGTGTCATGAACATGAGGACCAGCAGCACACGGCCCCCCAGCTGCATGTACTGCTTAGGAGAGCTTTCCCGCATGGTAGGGACACCAGCAAACATGCTCTTCCCCTCTGAGCGCGACtcagccaaaagcagcagcaagcctCCCCCAAGGGCAAGGTTCCTACAGAAAGATAGAAATGggtaaaaaaaagcagtttactACAGTTTGCAGTGATCTATACATTTAAAGTCTTATCTGACAATTTTAACTCAATAAGAATCTGCACGCTAGTGAGGAGTGACCTACTCTGCACCTTGTGATGCATGTCTGCATTAAACTTCACAACTGAAACAGCAGCACTACACAACGATTTACACCAGCCTGTGCAGACACATACAGCCTGCCAGGGAAGTCCAGCACCTGCAGCTCAGGCACAGTTGCTTAGCATCTGTTACAGCACAAATTTAGTTGAGTTGAAGTTATTCTGTACCTCAGGTTTAGCCATTTATGCCAAAGTAGTTCAGAGGTTGCtttgagaaaacagaacagcagtGCTGCTAAAAGAAGTTACACATTTACAGGGTTGTAGTAAGCCTGGAGTATAGTTCTTGTGCTgccccctgccctcctctcAGAGGAGAAAGGTGAAAAGGTAACAGCCAACCATCACTCAGGATTTGACAAGAAAGCTCATGTTTAATAACCTTGTCTTCTACTTAAGAGAAGTTATCAGAGATTTAAAATCCCAGAAACCACTCTAGTATCCACATGCTTTAGTTTTCTTGGAAAATGGTTTCAGTCACGCATAAGCACAGTTGCTATTTTAGCCATTTAGGAAATAATAGCAGCTCACTGATCCAGTTTAGAcagttttttttgtaaactctTAGCAAGGAGGTTAGTAGCAGAAGCATTTAGATCATAGTGGGTTAGGACTAGTCTTTCCCTTCTACAGTACTGAGACTGCTGTCTATGGTTTAACACAGACTCTACTGACTTTAAGTGCTGTCATTTCTTGTCCAATGTAAATACATAATTTGTGATATCTTTCTAGTAAATACTATGTACAAAGATCATTTCTTCTGTCAGCTAGTGGCAGTAACAGACAACAGTCTTCATTCTGTTTTGATAAAAACTCTAAGAACTAGGCATACCTCATCAAGAACTTCAGGTCCCATAAAATGCTGTATGCAATAGTCtaggcaaaaaataaaacaggttaAAACACCATATAAGTTACACTGAAGTTCTGAATTTATGTTATAATCTCAAGCCCGTACTATCCATAGCAGAAGTCAATTACAAGTACATTGTACAGAAGGAAACAAGGCAGGTTACATCAATGTGGTCCAGTGAGTCAGTATAAAACAGGGAATAGAAGCCAAAATTTGACTTGTGCTTTAGCTTCCACAAAAATTAACCGGTTTTGAACACAACGGAGGCTACTAGCTAGGATCCTTTGTGATGGGGAAAGTCCTTTATAAAAGCAGCGTGCTGAAGGCCAAAGCAACTACAAGTTCCACATTTGGCATGTTACTGACATACAGGTAAACTGCAAATTAATTCTGCTAAATTGGTCAAGGTCAAGTATTGAATCAATGTCTCCAGCTGACTAATTGCAATTACAGCCAAGGATCTATTGGGCACAtcagaacagaagcagcaaaacatttcaatgCCAGTGAGGACTGCCACTAGGCCACGGTGGAGAAAATTCCAGGGTTATGAACAAgttgtatttaaatacatgctGGTAGACTGGGGCTAAGAGAGAAGATTTGAAAGATATGGTTTAGAAGGGCTGAAGACTTAAGCCTCCTACCTGTAATGCTATAATTCCAAACAGTCCAAAGCAGGCATATTGCACAAAGTTCCTACTCAGCACCAGGATACAGCCGCCTGAGTTGGGGAAATTGAACACAGTTACACTTCTGGCTTAACAGGAAGAGATGCTGCAGGAATGCCAACTTGTTTTGAACTGAGCAAACTCTGATTTCTTTCAGCTGTGCATCAGTTGAAACATCAGGCAGGAAATTTTAATGGCACATTGGCACAAATCAGTTTGAGAACCAAGAAGTTTTagtgccttttaaaatataattccaGAAGTatctttcattttacaaaggGTAAGCACATGCTGAATGCAGTCCCCAACACACAGCACTGTACAGCAGCTATCAGTGTTAAAGCATtaaaagtagttaaaaaaattcaactcatcatggatctttttttttttaaatgagataaGTTAGGGCAAACATGCTGCACCCCTTTTCCTTGAAACCTTTTGTTTTATATCCTTCCTCAAGTCTTCTGTCACAAAGCACTGACAGCCTTTGCCACTTTGACGTGAGGACTGGTAACTACACTAAATTATGCTGACTCTCTACACAAAAATATGaggataaaaaaacccccagacaCAAGACAAGAAACTGGCAGAGTAATCAAGAACAGTAGATCAGGGGCATaatataaatggaaaagaattttACTTCTCTCCATTTCTGATACCCTAAGCCCACCTAGCACACATATAGAAGCTCTGCTTCTGGGCTTATTTTGATTCCTGggctttgaaaatctccaaCACATGCACCTAAGGCTTAAGTGCACCAACTGCAGGATAAGACTTTGCCATTGAGATCAATACCCATAAAAACAGGAGGCTGAGAAAGTCTTAACACTGccctttttaagaaaaagagtaTTTCATTTACTGAATTCAGGGGGTGTGGTATGTGTTTATAGATGCATGTACAGAACTGAAAACAGATTGTCCTAATGGATTCTTGGCATCTCTGACTCAGAGGTAGTATGTCACAAGAAATTCTCTAAGACTGCTTCCACGAAAGGCTGAAGCAGGCCATTTAAGAGTTCTGTTCATTCAGCCCATGTAGTACTATCAGTTCTAAGCTGTCAATGGCTATTAAGAAATCAGTGAAGCATCCCATGCCTACATGATTCACAGTGCTTACATGAGCCAGGGTGGCAGACACACTGGAGTACTCTGGCATCCACCTTAACAGCCTTAGAGCCACTTACTCAGCTGTCCGAAGAGATTTATGAACACAAAGATGGAGGCCAGGAAATAGCCACAGTTCCATGTGCCATCAATGTAATCCCTCTGTTCACTCCACTGGAACCACATGCGGATGCCATCCTCCAGGAAGGTGCTGATCAGGCAAAGGCGGGCCACGTGGGGAAGGTACTGCTTC
Protein-coding sequences here:
- the SURF4 gene encoding surfeit locus protein 4 isoform X2, whose translation is MWFQWSEQRDYIDGTWNCGYFLASIFVFINLFGQLSGCILVLSRNFVQYACFGLFGIIALQTIAYSILWDLKFLMRNLALGGGLLLLLAESRSEGKSMFAGVPTMRESSPKQYMQLGGRVLLVLMFMTLLHFDMNFFSILQNIVGTALIILVAIGFKTKLAALTLVIWLFGINIYFNAFWTVPAYKPMHDFLKYDFFQTMSVIGGLLLVVALGPGGVSMDEKKKEW
- the SURF4 gene encoding surfeit locus protein 4 isoform X1; translated protein: MGQNDIMSTAEDFADQFLRVTKQYLPHVARLCLISTFLEDGIRMWFQWSEQRDYIDGTWNCGYFLASIFVFINLFGQLSGCILVLSRNFVQYACFGLFGIIALQTIAYSILWDLKFLMRNLALGGGLLLLLAESRSEGKSMFAGVPTMRESSPKQYMQLGGRVLLVLMFMTLLHFDMNFFSILQNIVGTALIILVAIGFKTKLAALTLVIWLFGINIYFNAFWTVPAYKPMHDFLKYDFFQTMSVIGGLLLVVALGPGGVSMDEKKKEW